A single genomic interval of Armigeres subalbatus isolate Guangzhou_Male chromosome 1, GZ_Asu_2, whole genome shotgun sequence harbors:
- the LOC134207804 gene encoding acyl-CoA-binding protein, translating to MSTFEQAVEDVKNLKVTPSDADLLEVYGLYKQATVGDCNTDKPGFLDFKGKSKWEAWNGRKGMSQDDAKQAYVDKVAKLVEQHGMK from the exons ATGTCT ACCTTTGAACAAGCCGTCGAAGATGTGAAGAACTTGAAAGTCACACCGTCCGATGCCGATCTGCTGGAGGTTTACGGCCTGTACAAGCAGGCCACGGTCGGTGATTGCAACACCGACAAACCGGGCTTCCTGGACTTCAAGGGCAAATCCAAGTGGGAGGCGTGGAACGGCCGTAAGGGAATGTCCCAGGACGATGCCAAGCAGGCATACGTCGATAAGGTGGCCAAGCTGGTGGAGCAGCATGGCATGAAGTAG